The genomic interval CCGGCATTCAACAACCCGCCCATGCTGATACCCATGAGGAAGACGCCGGTGATGGTCAGGGGCCCCAGGCCTACCGATGACATAATGGGCACGACCACTGTCGCCACCATGATGATTGCGCCCAGGCCTCCTAAGGTGGTAAACAGTAGCGTGATGAGCCCCAGCATCGCCAAGGCGACCACCAATGGGCTGTCGCCAGCCAGTTCAGCGCCTTTCTTGATGAGGCTGTCGGCGACCCCCGTCTTTTGCAGCAGCACGCTGAGCATACTTCCGAACAGCGCGACCGTATAGGCAGAGTGAAGACGCAATGCTCCCTCACCAACCACAAACTGTACCACGTCCGCGATGTTGAGGCCTGCGACCAGCGGGATCAGGAAAGCCATGCAGGGCAGGCAAATGAGCGCGGGGAGCTTGCGCAGGAACATCGCTCCGGCGAACGCCACAAAGAGGAAGAGGACCGCGAGAATTCTGAGGGTTTCCATGGCTGCGGGACCGTGTGCGAGTGCTCTTTGCCTGTTCCTCACAAATATAGCATCTTTTTTCCCACGATGCCAGTGAAAAAGCGTGCGCCTGACGTGACTGCGCAAATCGGTTGCGCTGCACGGGCCGTTTTTGTATATTGGGCAGGCAGAAGAAGCGAGGTGTCCAGTGCCCAACCCCAGAGAAATCGCGAAGACGAAAGCCCAGTCGGCGCCATCTAAGGGGCAGAAGTGCAAAGAGGTGGACGTCTTGGTGGTCGGGGCCAGTACCGGAGGGGTGTGCGCAGCAATCCAGGCCGCACGCCTCGGGGTGCAAGTCGCCCTCGTGGAGGAGACACCCTGGTTGGGCGGGATGCTGACGGCTGCCGGCGTGAGCGCCGTGGACGGCAATCACCTGTTGCCCTCCGGCCTCTGGGGCGAATTCCGCCAACATCTCTACGACCACTACGGCGGCCCCCAAGCGGTGGCCACTGGCTGGGTCAGCAACACATTGTTTGAGCCCCGCGTGGGAGAGGCCATCTTCAGGCGAATGGTTGCGGGGGAACCCAACATTGATGTCACCCATGGATATTGGCCGGTGCGCGTGCTCACCAGGAGGGGGAGAGTGCATGGGGTTCAGTTTGAGAATTGCCGCGGTGAGCTGCTGACCGTAAGGGCTACGATCACCATCGATGCCACCGAATACGGCGATGTATTGGCAGGGGCCGGCTGCTCCTACGACCTCGGGCGCGATGCTCGTGCGCAAACGGAAGAGCCTGGTGCTCCGGAATCGCCGGACCCCTTTATCCAGGACCTCACCTACGTGGCCATCCTGAAGGACTACGGCCATGGCCAGGACTGTGGCGTGGGTAGGCCAAGGGGTTACGATGAACGGCTCTATGCAGGCACCTGCCGTGAACTTGGCGGGCAAGGAACCGGTGCGCCCGACTGTGACCGGATGCTTTCCTATGGGCGACTGCCGGGCAACAAGTTCATGATCAATTGGCCAGTGCACGGTAACGACTGCTATCTCAACGTGGTGGAGCTACCTCGTGCCATGCGCCGGCGCCTCCTCCAGCAGGCAAAGCGGACCACGTTGGGCTGGATTCACTTCGTGCAGAAACATCTCGGGTGGCGACACCTCGGTTTGGCGGACGATGAGTTCCCTACCCGCGACCGTCTGCCGTTCATACCTTACAACCGCGAGGCGCGTCGATTGCGGGGTGTGGTGCGCCTCACCACCTTGGATCTGGTCGATCCGTACAAGCAGGCACGTAGGCCACTCTTCAAGACAGGAATCGCGGTGGGCAATTACCCTTTGGACCACCACCACGCCCGTTGCCCGGTCAGGATCGAAGAGGCATTCCCTGAGATCCCGGCGTTCACCGTCCCTTATGGCTGTTTAGTGCCCGCGGAAGTAGAGGGACTGCTGGTGGCCGAGAAGACGATCTCGGTGACGCACCTTGTGAACGGTTGTACGAGATTGCAGCCGGTAGTGATGCTGGTGGGGCAAGCTGCTGGTGCGGCAGCTGCATTGTGCGTTCTGCGGCAGTGTCAGCCTCGTCAGCTTGCGGTGCGTGCCCTGCAAGAAACACTCCTTCGCTATGATTGCTACCTCATGCCCTTTACTGACTGCCCCCGCGAGAACCCCCTTTTCGAGGCCGTGCAACGCGTAGGGGTGTGTGGCTTGATGCGCGGCCTACCCAAGCCGTCCGGCTGGGCTAACCAGATGCTCTTTCTGCCCGAGAAACCACTGGAACTACCTGACGCTCACCTTGCACTGGTCAATGCGCGTCCGCACACCGACCTCGGCGGCCTCTTTGGACCCCTGTCCACACATCGTTTTCTTACGCGCCGCGAGGCGCTGCGGCTCATCTGGAGTGCGTTGGGCCAGCCTGTCCCGCTTAGCGGTCACGCCTCCGAAGCGTCCGGGGACCGAGTTGAAACCCAGTCTCTTGCAGTGGCGAGGGAACGCGGCTGGCTGAGCGGGTCTCTCGGTGCTTTTTTGCAGCGGTTGGATGCCCCGATCTCGCGCGCGGAATTTGCCTTCCTCCTGGACAAGGCCTTGGACCCGCTTGCTTCTAACCCCATCTCGGTGCTCCCTGCAGTTGGCCCCTAGTGGATGAGATACCCTCTGCATGCGGACCAAGGGGGTAAGCGCGTCGGCATGGCCTGTTGCGGCGGTTGGCGCTTGGCTGAAGAATGGGCTAGTGGTCGGCGTGTATCGCCGTGCTCGTGGGGCAGAAAGGGAGATTCTCTGCCGCTTTCCTGCCAAAAATCGTCCGGCAAAGCAGATTTCACTTGACAAATTGGCGGCAAAAACTTATCTTGGGATAGTTAAAATTGCTTACTAACCAGAGAGCCTCTCGTGAGTCTGCGCGGAATTCGCAGCCTTTCGTGCCTTGCCTTAGCGCTCCTACCGGTGAGCAGTTACGCCCAGCTCACAGGTAAGATCACAGGCCAGGTGGTGGATGCGGAAAGCGGGCAGGCGTTAGTGGGGGCGAACGTTGTGGTGGTGGGGACCTACATGGGCGCCGCCACCGACGCGAAAGGCTGGTACGTCATCCTCAACGTTCCTCCTGGACGCCATCGCCTGGAGGTTTTCTATCTCGGTTACAAGAAGGTCGCCGTTGACGGCGTCGAGGTGCGCATTGACCGCACGGCGCGCGTCGATGTGAAGATGACCCCCACGGTGCTCGACCTTGGGCAGTCGGTAACCGTGACAGCGGAAAGGCCCATCGTCGAGGCGGACAAGACGGCCAGCGGTGTCCACTACGACGGACGCGACGTGCAGAACCTGCCGGTGGAGGGGCTGCGCAACGTCTTGGAGCTCGCTCCTGGCATCAGCCGCAACCCCGACGGCACAATCAGCATCCGTGGCGGAGGCGCCTACGAGATCAACTACTCAGTGAACGGCATCACCAGCATGGTGACCAACACGGGGGTGCCAGCCTACGGTACTGGTGGCAAGTCCGAGAACAGTTGGAAGTACGACATCAACCCGTTGGCCGTTGCCCAGATGGAAGTGATTACAGGGGGCTTTAACGCCGAGTATGGGAACGCCCAGTCCGGTGTGGTGAAGGTGGTGACCAAGGAGGGGGGTTCACGCTTTTCCGGCGCCGTGCAGGTGGAATACCGGCCGCCTGGTCAGTATCATTGGGGCGATTATCTCTACTCCCACGACCAGTTCGAATGGCGCAAGTGGGGCCTGTTCGAGAATTGGTTAAAGGAGCCCCAGTTCAAAGATAGCACCGGCGCCGTGAACGTGGAAGAAGCGTGGCGGAACTACAGGCTCTGGATCCGCAATCACACTCCTGCGGACGACAATATCCTCGGCGTCTATGACTACCGCAAATATCCGTACACGCGATACCTTTTCAGCTTTGGGGGGCCGCTGGGCAAAGAGGCAAGCAAGATGAGCTTCTTCCTGACTGGTGAGATAAAGAACAACCCCACGCGCCTGCCCACGCGCGAGAAGGTGCAACGTCTGGCAAACTACTCCATCGTTTTGGCTTTCAAACCAACTCCCCAACACCAGTTCAGGTTCACAACCCTCTATCAGCA from Calditrichota bacterium carries:
- a CDS encoding FAD-dependent oxidoreductase, translated to MPNPREIAKTKAQSAPSKGQKCKEVDVLVVGASTGGVCAAIQAARLGVQVALVEETPWLGGMLTAAGVSAVDGNHLLPSGLWGEFRQHLYDHYGGPQAVATGWVSNTLFEPRVGEAIFRRMVAGEPNIDVTHGYWPVRVLTRRGRVHGVQFENCRGELLTVRATITIDATEYGDVLAGAGCSYDLGRDARAQTEEPGAPESPDPFIQDLTYVAILKDYGHGQDCGVGRPRGYDERLYAGTCRELGGQGTGAPDCDRMLSYGRLPGNKFMINWPVHGNDCYLNVVELPRAMRRRLLQQAKRTTLGWIHFVQKHLGWRHLGLADDEFPTRDRLPFIPYNREARRLRGVVRLTTLDLVDPYKQARRPLFKTGIAVGNYPLDHHHARCPVRIEEAFPEIPAFTVPYGCLVPAEVEGLLVAEKTISVTHLVNGCTRLQPVVMLVGQAAGAAAALCVLRQCQPRQLAVRALQETLLRYDCYLMPFTDCPRENPLFEAVQRVGVCGLMRGLPKPSGWANQMLFLPEKPLELPDAHLALVNARPHTDLGGLFGPLSTHRFLTRREALRLIWSALGQPVPLSGHASEASGDRVETQSLAVARERGWLSGSLGAFLQRLDAPISRAEFAFLLDKALDPLASNPISVLPAVGP